atttcatttgcCACAACCTTGAGTTACGACCTATACCCTACTTCCGTATCATTCATGAAAATGCAATTAATCTCTGATTTATTTCCATCTTTCCTTACCATGCCCAATCCAGGCATAAGCATCGTCATCGCCGCACTTCAGATAATGAGAGTGAATTATCGCGTGGGTCTGGACGTTCAGCGCGTTCGCATCATCGCAAGCATCGTAGGTCACGTCATCGACGTGATTCAGGTGGCTCTGATCATGAGAGTACACGAGGACGCAGCTATTCGGGTCATCGTTCATCGGCGGCACGTAGTGCCAGTGCTGTGGGCTCCCATTCAGAGCTGGTCGATTCGAGCACTCAATGGCGTGAGGCTCAGAGGAGGCAACAAGAAGCTAGTCTAGGCCAAAGTTCAGTGCAACAGGCCTCGGTATCGAAGAGCAGCATGGTGGCACGTAGTCTGCACAGCAATGATTCGCATTCGGACACGCATTCGCATCATAAGTCAAGGAGGCACAAAAAGAATAAGTAAGCAAGAGAACAACTAAGGGACGTTTCATTTAACTTTGCAaccaatcgtttttttttttcttccccaAGATCTCCCTCCGATTCTCGCACTCGCATCTGGAACAGTGAATTAGCCAAACATTTGCAATTTGATTTAGTCGATACTGCCGGCATGACCGAGGATCAATTGCGTGAAATACCCTACACGGTGGTGGAGACCACCTCAAAGCGTTCCAATTCGAATATACGCATCCATAAGAGTAACAGCAAAAATAGTGTGGGTGGCAAGAGTACAGGCTCCGGCAATACCATTACCAATGGTAGCGGCTCCATTAGTGGCCATGGCAAGAATCGTGTGGATCGCATTAGAGGGTAAGTGTTTGCGAAATAAAGTTGGCCCCTGTGGCCATTGATGTTGTTGGCATAGTTAAGTTGTTATCATATTGCATATATCGTAGCTTATGTTACCAAAATTCTAATCCCAATGATAGTAatggtgccaaaaatggttcgatACGTTCGGCCAGTACAATATCATCGAGGGAATGTGATCGAAATAGTGGACTAGTGCGGTAAGTCATAAGTTGTACAAATCTGGTACTTTTAGTTATGAAGaaagcaaaaattaacaaaGATTGCAACTtgtaatgtattgggttgcccaaaaagtaattgcggattttttaaaagaaagtaaatgtatttttaataaagcttagaatgaactttaatcaaatatactttttttacactttttttctaaagcaagccaaaagtaacagctgataactgacagaagaaagaatgcaataacagagtcacaagctgtgaaaaaatttgtcaacgccgactatatgaaaaatccgcaattactttttgggcaacccaatagaaatgtGTCTTATTTCAATGTTAGGCAAGTATGAGCCTCAGATCAAATCCATTTTGCTACGACTATTTCTCAAATGTCAGTAattgaatttaaagtttcataGTAGTTGACAATGTGGGGTTAGATATTGCAGAAGCTAAATCTCAACAATGGGTTCAGAGAACGGTAGCTGTAAGGGTTATATTTCCTACCGGACAGAGGCGGATCCCGCCGTCCTCATCCTAACTGAAATGGCTATGGATGAAGACTATAGAGCAGGTCAAGCTCTCTACCGAGAGGTCTATCCTCAAGAAGTGAGTAGAGAGGATAAAACGGATCATCGATACATGAACAAGAGTCGGGGCAGGTGGAAGCGACAAGAAATCCCCTATATAAAGTAGTAGAGAGATAAGATGCACGGCGTTGTGAATTAATAATTTATGAGGGACATGAAGTTAGAGACGACGCAGAACACACTTTTCTCCACTGCGAGTACTGTGCCCAAATTGATTATCGTCTGGGAGCAGAGCTTGGAGCAGTTTCACCTAGAACAGTAGTATAAATGATAATAGGGAATGAAAGGAAGTGGAAGGCGGTGATGAGATTCAAGTACTGCGCATATAAACGGTTGCCCTAAACGCAGCGACATAGAGAACAAAAAGGGGGAGATTTGGACACACACGATAAAGATGATacagataacaagtaaaaaggcgttaagttcggccgggtatatatgtaaaccacctttcatcaaaattaagtgaaaatttcataccttatgtcccatatcagttatatcaaaatatgttccgatttggaacaaatactaataagtacagtagctatatctaaaaataaaccgatctgaaccatatacgacacaaatgtcgaaaagcctaacataagtcactgtgtcaaatttcagtgaaatcggattataaatgcgccttttatggggccaagactttaaatcgagatatcggtctacatggcagctaaatccaaatttggaccgatttgggccaagttgcataaaaatgtcgaagagcctaacacagaacacggtcccaaatttctgcgaaatcagacaataaatgcctctattatgggcccaaagctatattcaaatctagaccgatctgggcaaaattgaagaacgacgtcgaagagcctaactaaactcactgtctcaaatttcagcttttagctcgtcttttatggccccaaaaccgaaaacctagatatcggtctatatggcagctaaatccaaatctggaccgatctgtgcgatattgcagaagtatgtcaaggggcttaacctaactcactgttccattcggacaataaatgagcattttatgggccaaaaaccttaaatcaagaaatcggtctatatagcagctatatccaaatctgaaccgatctgggccaaattgacgaaagatgtcgacgggcctaagacaactcactgtcccaaacttcagcagaatcgtataataaatgtggcttttatgggcctaagaccttaaatcggaggatcggtctatatggcagctatatccaaaaccggaccaatctgggccaaattgacgaaggatgtcgatgggcctaacacaatttactgtgccgaatttcatcaaaatcggataataaatgttgcttttgtgggcctgagaccctaaatcggaggatcggtctatgtggcagctatatccaaatctggaccgatctgagccaaattaacgaaggaagtcgaagggcctaaaacaaatcactgtctcaaatttcagcgaaatcggataataaatgtggcttttatgggccttagaccctaaattggaggatcggtctatatgggggctatatcaagatatagtccgatatagcccatcttcgaacttaacctgcttatggacaaaaaaggaatctgtgcaaaatttcagctcaatatctctatttttaaagactgtagcgtgatttcaacagacagacggacggacatgtctagatcgttttagattttagatagggtcggaaatggatttttagatgtattgcaaacggaatgacaaaatgaatatacccccatccttcggtggtgggtataaaaaacagatATGGGAATCATCACCACTGCCAAACTAAGGTATGGGAAGTTAGAAGACTAAATAAGGAAGAATTGAAAATAATGAGAATTTTCCTTCAAAGGAATTCGAGATAATCAGATCCCGATCGACAGACAACAGATAATCAGATCCCCTGCACACAGACATAGCCACCATTGGTAGATGTTTCTTTAGTTGAGTGGGCTATCTTTTCAACGCCAATGATTTGCTTATACCCACTTCGCTGTTGTGGCTTTCGGTGTTCTAGCTTCATATACAAATTGAGAGCCTTGGTCAAATACTTGACACCCGGTAAATCTACACTCTTTAGTGCATGATGTTTGTAACATCATCTACGtaaaatttttttggcattCTCAAGCGATAGACAGTAGAACAATCTGGCATACTATTCCGAAAGTGGTTACTCCACTACGTACGGCTATAGAAGAGATTTGCAAGCGCCTCAATCATATGCACTACTTCTCCAATCTCTAATACCCAGTTTCAAGATGTCTTTCTCCGCTTGGTCTCTtaatcggagttttggtcttccctttTTGGTtacctttaaaagacttcttagaCATTATCTCATACAGCTCTTGGTTCATACGAACGTTGCCTATTTTCTCCTTCAAGGAAAACTGGTCAAACGAgggatctttctctcaaacactccaagtactacctcatctgctttcgcatgTACCCAAACTTCGGAGCCAAACAATAGCACGGGTTGCATCAGTATGTTGtatagtgttgttgttgttgtaggcaGGGTTGTATGTGGAGGCAGCGATCCTCATACAGCTCCATAAATGAGCTAGCACGTTTCGGtcatacgaccgatcgccgcggaagaATTATGGCCATTGGCTATTAAAGTCATATTGaacatcatagacactcagtatttaatcaaGAGCACGTGCCGCCCAtcctctccactcgatatcgctgattgttcgcgattTCAGCTGCATACTACCCCATATACGAACCATTCCAcaattcgcaacctgtggacgcgcccggtagctacCGTGAAAGAAGCACTTCGGTCATCTGGAGACTGCTCTTTAGCAACATACGACGGTCAATTCTAAGTGGTACATCAAAATTTGATTGCCTGAAGTCTGGGGggaaatatgaaaaattaacCAAAGACGAGGAATCTTTGTTCATGACAATgagagctctcacacatcgagAGCTCTCACACGTCGGCTCAAACCAGCGCCTTTTTGACCGGCCAAAACCAATTGGCACCGAATGCATACTTTTTTTAACGTACAAGATAAAAATCCGTGGACAATAATTTTCGACACCAGAAAATGCTCAGCGTTCAATAACGAAGTTTTGAAGGTGTATCAATCCGAGATGAAAaaatgcttcgacaattggtttgagcCTATAAAAAATCACAATTGGCGATACATAGAAAAACGGTaaacccatttttataccctccatcataggatgggggtatactaaattcgacaatctgtttgtaacatcttgaaatatacgtctaagaccccatatagtacatatattcttgatcttcatgacatgttaagtcgatctagccatgtccctccgtctttCCATCTGTCTGGCAAAATCACgcaaattttcgaaggagtaaatctaggcgcttgaaattacgcaaaaatactttcttttattgtagggtaagctaggcgcttgaaattatgcaaaaaatactttatattattgtaggtcggatgggattgtatatgggccaaatcggtccatgtttttatatagctgccatataaaccgatcttgggtcttgacttcttgagcctctagagggtgcaattctcgtccgatttgactgaaattttgcacgtggtgttttggtatcacttttaacaactgtgctattatggcccaaatcggtctataacctgttatagctgccatataaaccgatcttggatcttgaccttaGAGCCGcttgagggcccaattctcatccgatttgacagaacttttgtacaactgcttctcccatgaccttccacatacgtgtccaatatggtctaaatcgatctttagcttgatacagctcccatataaaccgatctcccgattttgtttcttgagcctctacaaggcccaattcttatctgaatggactgaaatattacacaatgacttctacaatgttcagcattcaactcatttaggtccgaatcggaatataacttgatgtagcttaataagcataacagtccttattcattattttttgtttgcctaaaaagagataccgcaaagaactcgaaaagcgcaatctatggtggagggtatataagaatgaAGCATGTTCATTTTAAGCCAGGAATTTGTATAGCAGCCCTCGAATATaacctccatcatggatcacatttgtcaagacCTTTGCCCgggatctctttttaggcaaatattctctttttaggctattcgagctataacaggttagttgtggttgtagcagtgtgagacatggctagatcgatttcaaatgtcatggcgatcaagaacatatttgTTTAATGGTGTCTTAAAACTATATTTCAATTTGTTCcaatcggaatgacgaaattatgttAGGCTAGGTTCGGTTAGGTTTGGCAGACTGCCATTCGACTCTCTGAAGCTTTTGTCTCTTGTAATACCAcatgaacagaagaaggaagcaAGTTTCCCTCtagttcccaccgttgaaccctacagatcgctttaaaaaggccaacaatttgcgaatgttcacaccgTTACATCAGCGAagtaaagaaatgagaacctgaaatggaatgacgaagttagtatactcccatcctatggtggaggatataaaaacattccataaaggactGTGGGCACTTCTCCTATATTAATGAGTGAAGTCCTACTGCATgctaagctcaatgaaaagggacctcatttttatatccaactCCACAcagcgcacagtgggataaaaccgaaaaaaaactagtaagaaATATGCCGAGTGAGAACGAGTAGAGATATCtctctgaaatttagaatttggaatggttagagatgaggtgtgcaaaatttcaaagccctAGGTTGTACGGGCGCCTTTTGGTgggcccctaaagttggccacctcggtatttcgataATTTGTTGTGGCTGCCAAATATTCCTTTCTGGTGCGATTTCCAAACTACTGGATAGTGCTTAAAAGTCCACTTGAGGTCTGCAATATGTCGTCTTGTTTCGAGGACATTcgacttttagttttttttttattattgcaaTTCTGTCACTTACGAAggtatttgtggttcgattttcatttatatgcatgttgttgttgtagccacaatttcatgtggaggtggcgatcctcatcaaggtcctgtaggtgagcaagctcgatcCGGTATAAAGGTCCGATTGTCGCGAGAACAGTGTGGCCAttcgttatttaaaggcgccaatagccATCTTTGTTATATCGAGAATCATAGGCATTCAGTTAAGACTCTCCGGttaagtgtgtatcaagcaaagatcattgcaattaagaaagtggttgaatggctaagatatgatGTCATTACGTCGATTGGCATAATTATCTTCTCAGATAACCAGGCAGCcaataaatccctggagaatgtatttctgaacacaaaaaccgccctcgactgtcgcagatctctcaacgagatggctgaacagttcaaaattcacctgttctgggtgctgaggtacagagatatcccaggaaattgtaaaacGGATGAGTTTGCGAGACCAGGAACTATCCTTCACATTACAGGGACACTGGAaagcctctagcaacatgtaagctaaggttTCAGGACTAGgtttcaggaccaggtccgaagtacaacgaatgatagatgatcccatagagggggctgtgagcattccaaaactatgtggcctaatcttaacttgaagaggtctactgctttgctttaGTTggatagaacagacgtctcagtcattgtgtccatcatgacaggtcacagtctattggaaaacatgctgacagactgaaggttgccagcaacgacttttgcagaagctgtagggacatcgaagaagaaaagactatagaacaccttctgtgtgtgtgtcccgcactagcagtcagaatgagttccactttaggttctcatttctttgagaacctgtcggatttagcgaatgtgaacattcgcaagttattgggctttttaaagcgatctggatggttcaacggtaggaactagaaggtatcttccttcttctgttcctgtggtatcacaatggaccaaaacgtctaagtgagtctgatggcagattgccacttaaacctaacctaacctaacgttcATTATACTCAAAacaatggaacgtattgtggatgcTATAAGCAAGAGTACATCCAGGGAATTGCTCAAACGCAAGGGAAGATCGATGGAGACAGCTCTAtgtgaggttgtgcataaaatagaagaaacaTTCGAtgtcaagacgtacacattgttggtatgcattgacatcgaaggggcttttAGCAATGTGAGGACCGACACACAAATCcattccttagaccagtaccgctAGACCAGGtccttgatgttgttgttgttgtagcagtgtgttgtacactgaggtggcagcccttgccgatgaaggctttcatcgagtcaatccggtacgtacaaccggctgccatgggattgatataTTTACcatatatgctaaggaacagatggaaaaattgtgggtcccatgacataaagataaggaagaaagtggcatggggcacgccacagggggacattttgTCGAATAACCGTAGCAAAGAGcatgtcagcatgtccgcctatgacactgaacgcctgggttagaatgctggcgagaacagcattccttcctaatgctggcgacatttgtgacgaactatgccatttgaaaacctGCAAGGAAGGGTAAAAGTCATGCGGAGCTGACTATAATATACCCTAAAATAATACATGGaacctatatcgaaatatggacagactttaattttgcaccttttgaaatatcgaatagaaccttgtaagattctCTTACGATAGCACAGAGATTATGGCTACTACTGTcggaagaagtaaaataggatgaAATATAAATATGGGATcagtatctaaatctggaccgattttgagaaGTCTCACATGgcatttttttactagttttttcggtGCTATCCCACGGTGCAGCATGTCGCTTAAATACCTCTTCGTATATAAGTTTTTTATGCCTGAAtatctcacaaatatcgccagtaatgcaaatgcaaatgaatATTCCAGgtggaaacttctcacatatcaatgaatgctgcgcgattcaagtttaaactcaagaccttctatttatagccgagtccgaaaggcatgcCCCAGtccgaaacctctttggggagaactttttacatggcatagtacctctcaaatgtcgccaacattaggaggggaaaccaccgctgaaaatattttctgatattAGCCTGGATTCAAaacaaggcgttcagcgtcaaagacgaacatgcaaacctctgctcCTCGGAGGCCTCCGAGCCAGAATTAGTAAAGGGATAACTACCACTGTTATAAAATTTCTGCTCCACAGTGAAAATCTAACAAAATATGTCGGTAAAAAGTCTGGTAGCATTCTTACAGcttacttattataccctccaccataggatggggggtatactaatttcgtcattcagtttgtaactactcgaaatattcctctgagaccccataaagtatatatattcttgatcgttgcgacattttatgtcgatctagccatttccgtccgtctgtctgtcgaaagcacgctaactttcgaaggagtaaagctagccgcttgaaattttgcccaaatacttctttttattgtaggtcggttggaattgtaaatgggccatatcgatccatgttttgatatagctgccatataaaccgatcttgggtcttgacttcttgagcctctagagtgcgcaattcttatccgattggaatgaaattttgcacgacgtgttttgttatgatatccaacaattgtgccaagtatagttcaaatcggttaacaacctgatatagctgtcatatatacagatcttgggtcttgacttcttgagcttctagagggcacaattcctacccgatttggctgaaattttgtatgacgtgttttgttatgatatacaacaattgtgcaaagtatagttcaaatcggtccataacctgatatagctgtcatatatacagatcttgggtcttgacttcttgagcttctagagggcgcaattcttatccgattggaatgaaattttgcacgacgtgttttgttatgatacccaacaactgtgccaagtatggttcgaattggttcataacctgatatagctgtcatatatacagatcttgtgtcttgatttcttgagcctctagagtgcgcaattcttatccgatttgaatgaaattttgaacgtagtattttgttatgatacccaacaactgtgccaagtatggttcgaatcggttcataacctgatatagctgtcatatatacagatcgtgggtcttgacttcttgagcctctagagtgcgcaattcttatccgattggaatgtaattttgaacgtagtattttgttatgatacccaacaactgtgccattatggtctgaatcgttttatagcctgatacagctcccatataaatcgatctctctattttacttcttgagcccccaaagggcgcaattctgattcgaattggctgacattttacacaggtccctaacatataatttaattgtggtccaaaccggaccatatcttgatatcgctctaatagcagagcaaatcttttcttatatccttttttgcctaagaagagatgccgcgaaaacaactcgacaaatgtgatccatggtggagggtatataagattcggcccggccgaacttagcacgcttttacttgtttttttttttatagaatagtttttgaaaatctttcCCAGGGAtaggaaaatttgttttctatttgtatGCTTTAATTGTAAAACTTGTTGTATCTTCCTcaaatgaaaaactaaaactCTTCCGCATATGCCCTAATCCAAAACTTCTATTTGCAGCATGATGTCCAGCATGAGTATGGGTGATTTTATATCGCCAACTGGTTCTAATCTAAGCCCCATGGAGAACTCTGCGCTTAGGGTATCACATGAGCATACCGACTCTGGCCTGGGAGCCGATCAGGATTATGCCTATTCATCTGAAAGGTAAAAGTTGTTTTAAAATGCATTTCCATTACAACAACAGCCATATACGTACACACATATAAATGCTAGAAAATACTATTTTGAAATTGTATATACATGCGAAAGCATTTTTCGAAATCCTACCTCTACCTTTTTACTAATGCGAATACCAATTTTTCCCCAACTACCTTGCCGCAAATGTAAAATGAAACCAAAACCAATCAAACCACTTGGTATGGAACGCACTTTGCAACTACTACTGTATGGGCATATTTCATACACCACCAACCATCCCCCCACCCACACGAAAACACACCACACCACATGCAACACATACAGATCAAGTGATAGTACACGCTATGGTACTAACAAGTCCTCGGGGGCATCCAGTGGTAGCCATCGTAAATCCTCTATTAATGGAGGTGGTAATTCCCAAGCTTACAACAGCCTCATGCAACAGACTGTGAGTAATCAAAAACAtcatcagcaacaacagcagcagcagcagcatcaacagcaacagcaacaaaatcGACAAAATTCATTTTATGGCAATAGACGCCAGGACCAAAATCCTAACCAACCAAagccaaattacagcaaataCCCCAACCCAACTAACCAGCAACAATCACATCTGCAACATCAATCCGTTAATTCATCCTGCGGTGCGGCGGCAGTTAATAGCCATCTAGTAACGGTAAATGAATCCCTTTATGTCCTTATTAAAACACTCTTTTGTTTGCTTTTCCATTGGAATCCTTTTTGGTTTGTAGCTGTACTGTTCATACTGCCATTAACCCagacattttgcaaaattatatttaaaattaacatttttatatgcCCAACTCTATTCCATGCCTTTGCCTCGCAATAACTAACTAACCCCACCAACAATCAACCATGAAACGCACAAAACATTTCCCAAACTGCATTTGCCCCACACAGCCTCCCAACCAGACACAGGGTGGCTGCAAACAGGCCAAACCAGATGGAAGTAATGGTGGTGGCGAGAAATCAATACCCAGTCATCGTCTATTGAATTATACCACTTTCGAGAACAATCAATACAAGTTTAGCCTCAACAATGCTGGTCGCTCCATAGCCACCCCCATAGGTGGCTCCGGGGGCAGCAATGGTAGTATTAGTGCCAATAGTAGTAAtagcggtggtggtggtggtgttggtgtcGGTATGGTCGGCCTAGCTGCCGGAGGTTCTCTAACTAATACAAGCCATCATATGATGGATCATTTTGTCGAATGGCCAAATACCCCAGCTGCCCCCTATTATTATCAGGGACCCTCTTCAGTGTCCGTGCATGCCAAGAAACGCGATGCCAAATCAGATTTGGGAGTGCCCACGCGTCGTTTGTCGGGTCAGGCCATAACCAAGACCCAGCTCTTGACAGGAGGCGGCAATTATCCGCCCTTGGGCAGTATGGGTTATCCGCTAATGGGTCCCCAATACCCTGGCCTAGGTTATAATCCTCGTTTACatccggccaaatcggatctttTCTTGGCCTATCCCACTAGCAATGAGTACGAGCCACCCTTTATATACAACTATAAAATGCCTCACATGCCGGAATTTGTGAGAAATACAGGCAAGcctcagcaacaacagcagcagcaacaacaaccacattcACAGCAACAATCGCAAACTGGGCCCCAGCCTACGGCCTATCATATTTCAGGGGCCCAGACTGCTGATCCATTGCCCTGCAACCTATACAAACCAAATCCTTCTTCGAATGTTGCAACCGGAAATGGAAATCTGTATGCTGGTGCTGCCCCAGCCACAGATGTCATGTATTATCAATTTGACAATGGTTGCGTAGCACCTCCCACAGCCAAGAGTCAGCCCATAGTGCAGCAACCCAAAGCCATAGGCCTTGGGCCCAATAACGCAGGATCACCTGCCCACAATATGGGTCCCTTGGTCTTCTTGCAGCATCAGCAACAATcgcatcaacagcagcagcagcagcaacagaatCAAGCCAATAACACAGTGACATCCACAACGAATGCATCGATGCCCCAGACCGTGAGTATAGAGAGAATCCCCTCCATAGCAACGGAGTTGCCGTAGTAGTAGTGGAATTACTTATGGTGTTATTGCACGGCGTATTGTCTTGTGTTTGTTgctcgttgttgtttttgttttttttttttgtttcgttgtGGAAATTTTATGTTCGTTCCTCTTGTGTTTatgttttttgtgtgtgtttagtTTTAAGTTTGTTTGTGGCATGTTTTATTAGCAGCGGTCTATGTTAATGGTGCATGCAGagatttcaaaatcacaatgcTCTCAATGATGACAGCCACAAGTGCAGAGAGGTGAGTTTGGTGATCTTTTTGGTTTGAAAACATAAAAAGACAacaataaaaagttttaaagaTGGTGAGCTAGGTGAATTAAAGAAATCAGTGGGGAATCCAAAAAAATCGTCATGGAAGGTAAAGTAGAAACATGGTTGCCAAAGTGCCTAAAATAACTTCAGAGCAAATTTGACCaggaact
This Stomoxys calcitrans chromosome 2, idStoCalc2.1, whole genome shotgun sequence DNA region includes the following protein-coding sequences:
- the LOC106083634 gene encoding homeobox protein 2 isoform X1 translates to MHCLCRPSRIMSVRINLLDETDFVHEIKDDLPGQALLDVVFARLNLIETSFFGIRYIDEENQTHWLDPASRISRQLKPKTDAYDLYFGVKFYAADPCKLVEEITRYQLFLQVKQDVLQGRLPVAFELAAELGAFVVQSELGDYDQRRHSKGYVSEFRLLPNQSSELENRVSELHQQLKGMSPAAAELNYLDKVKWHDMYGVDLHPVLGEDSVEYFLGLTPSGIVVLRNKTTVAHYYWPRIAKVYYKGRYFMLRISDKNNELSTYGFETPRKSACKHLWRCCVEHHAFFRLMRVPPSLPNSPSNTSDIFQLGSRLKCSKDKSSKDALFINRSPPAFVRVPSKRQPRRIMDDFLSGCKKTDFGSSAFLNAKNVSNYESPYRSTYSIPTSLGINPYHHPPSQHTMPHSQSNYNNNGGGSLIGNGNGNNNHMQPPDSPRSTRSAPWPRTQQRSLFGNKPSSPRSVRSASTTGGVGGSGVGGSGVGGGGGGGGSGVGTNGSHHHHSHHTHSHSRSSQRDHVSSSSATHQQRYRSSSVESHSSNDSRSTRRHKHRHRRTSDNESELSRGSGRSARSHHRKHRRSRHRRDSGGSDHESTRGRSYSGHRSSAARSASAVGSHSELVDSSTQWREAQRRQQEASLGQSSVQQASVSKSSMVARSLHSNDSHSDTHSHHKSRRHKKNKSPSDSRTRIWNSELAKHLQFDLVDTAGMTEDQLREIPYTVVETTSKRSNSNIRIHKSNSKNSVGGKSTGSGNTITNGSGSISGHGKNRVDRIRGLCYQNSNPNDSNGAKNGSIRSASTISSRECDRNSGLVRMMSSMSMGDFISPTGSNLSPMENSALRVSHEHTDSGLGADQDYAYSSERSSDSTRYGTNKSSGASSGSHRKSSINGGGNSQAYNSLMQQTVSNQKHHQQQQQQQQHQQQQQQNRQNSFYGNRRQDQNPNQPKPNYSKYPNPTNQQQSHLQHQSVNSSCGAAAVNSHLVTPPNQTQGGCKQAKPDGSNGGGEKSIPSHRLLNYTTFENNQYKFSLNNAGRSIATPIGGSGGSNGSISANSSNSGGGGGVGVGMVGLAAGGSLTNTSHHMMDHFVEWPNTPAAPYYYQGPSSVSVHAKKRDAKSDLGVPTRRLSGQAITKTQLLTGGGNYPPLGSMGYPLMGPQYPGLGYNPRLHPAKSDLFLAYPTSNEYEPPFIYNYKMPHMPEFVRNTGKPQQQQQQQQQPHSQQQSQTGPQPTAYHISGAQTADPLPCNLYKPNPSSNVATGNGNLYAGAAPATDVMYYQFDNGCVAPPTAKSQPIVQQPKAIGLGPNNAGSPAHNMGPLVFLQHQQQSHQQQQQQQQNQANNTVTSTTNASMPQTSTIVGEMSTEL